AGTGCGAAGAGTATCTGACCAAAGTCATGGTGCAGATCGAGGAACTCGAAGGAAAATTTGCCGAGTTCGATGAGTATGCCGACGAACTCGCCGCCAAACGCGAGGAGGTCTACGACGCCTTTGAAACCCGCAAGACCACCTTGCTGGAAAAACGTAACAAGCGGGCTGCCAATCTGGTCAAATCCGCCGAGCGGGTGCTCTCCGGGATCAAACATCGCGCCGAAGGCTTCAAGGAGATCAATGAGATCAACGGCTACTTCGCCGGCGACCTGATGATATCCAAAGTCCGCGACATCATCGAGCAACTTGAAGAACTCGGCGATACCGTCAAAGCCGCCGACATCCAGACCCAGCTGAAAACGCTGAAAGAAGATGCCGTCCGACAGCTCAAGGACCGCAAGGAGCTCTACGTCGATGGCAAAAACATCATCCAATTCGGCAAACACAAATTCAACGTCAACACCCAGGAGCTGCAACTCTCAATCGTCCCCCGCGACAAGGATATGTGTTTCCACCTCGCTGGCACCGATTTCTTTGAGCCTATCACCGAACCCGCCTTCCTCGAAACCAGCGCTGTCTGGGAGCAAGAGGTTATCTCGGAAAACAAACAGGTCTACCGCGCCGAATACCTCGCTTACCAGTTTCTTCGTGACGGTGACCTTCGGTCAGCCAGTCAATCGCTTGAAACGGAGCACTTGAAACTTGAAACTCTGAGCCGCTTCGCCGCCGAGCGTTACACTGAGGCCTACACCAAAGGCGTTCACGACCAGGACGCTTTCAAAATCCTCGAAGCCCTGCTCCCCATTCATAAAACGATTGGCCTCCTAAGATTCTCACCAGCCGTCCGAGCCGCGGCCATGCTCTTCTGGCACACTTGGGAGTCACCTGAAAAATCAATTCTGGAATCCCAGCTTCATTCCATCAGCGAGATGCGGAAAAGCGGCTTCGCCTCCAACACCGACTCTTCGAGCTACCTGCCCCAGCTCACCGAAGCCCTCTCGGAGAGTAAACTCAATACTCTCAACTCCAACCTCCAACTTCAAATCGCGAAGTATCTGTTCGCCCAACTTTCCTCTGGCTCCCCCTTTGTGGTTTCCCCCGAGGCGAACAACATCATCCAGAAGTTCAACCAAACGCTGACCGCCAAACGTGCCAAGGACGCCTTCGAGACATCCACTGCCAATCTCACTGGCCAGGCCAAATACCAGACGATCCTCGACTGGATCATCTCCTCCCGCGAGCTCAGCCAGCCCGGAGAGCCAGAACCTCATTCAACACTCAGCATTCTACATTCCCAATTCCGCGAAGCGGCGGCCCATCTCCTGATGGGGCAACCAGCGAAGCGGGATGTCCACCACGTCGAGGTCGCCACTGAAATCAACGGCCTCCTGGGCTCCCACACGGTCATTGATGAAGGCAATTATCAGCTCCACTACAATGCCTTTATGGATAAACTCGATGCCTTCGAGTCCACGGATGTCCCCACCTTCCAGGCCTATCAAAGAACCAAACAAGAACTCACCGAGTCCAAACGCGACGATATGCGCCTGCACGAGTTTCAGGCCCGCGTCATGTCCGCCTTCGTGCGCAATAAGTTGTTGAATGATGTCTATCTGCCCATGATCGGCGACAACCTCGCCAAACAGATGGGCACCGCCGGTGTGGATACCCGCACCGACCGCATGGGGCTGTTGCTGCTCATCTCCCCTCCGGGGTACGGAAAGACCACGCTGATGGAATACGTTGCCAACCGACTTGGTCTGACGTTCATGAAGATCAATGGTCCGGCCATCGGCCACGCCGTTACCTCACTCGACCCGAACGAGGCACCCAACGCCTCAGCCCGTGAAGAGGTCGAAAAACTCAACCTCGCACTCGAGATGGGCGACAACGTCATGCTCTACCTCGATGACATCCAGCACTGCAACCCGGAGTTCCTGCAAAAATTCATCTCCCTCTGTGACGCCCAACGGAAAATCGAAGGGGTCTACAATGGTCAGGCAAAAACCTACGACCTGCGCGGTAAGACCGTATCGGTCGTCATGGCCGGTAACCCGTACACCGAGTCCGGCGGTAAGTTTCAGATCCCGGACATGCTCGCCAACCGCGCCGATACCTACAACCTCGGTGACATCATTGGCGGCCATGCCGAGTCGTTTAAAGCCTCCTACATCGAAAACTCGCTGACCTCCAACAGCGTGCTCAGCAAGCTGGCCTCACGTTCGCAAAAGGACGTCTACGCCGTGATGCAGGTCGCCAGCTCCGGCAGCCAGGAAGGAGTCGACTTCGAAGGCAACTACACCGCCTCAGAAATCGATGAGTTTGTTAAAACCACCCAGCACCTCTACACGGTGCGCGATACCATTCTCAGTGTAAACCTGCAGTATATCCGCTCAGCGGCTCAGGAAGATGCCTACCGCACCGAACCCGCCTTCAAACTCCAAGGTTCTTACCGGAACATGAACCGGATCGCCGAAAAGGTGCTGCCACTGATGACCCACGAGGAAGTCCGCGAGCTGATCATCGACCACTACGAAAACGAATCCCAGACACTCACCACCGGAGCCGAGGCCAACTTGTTGAAGTTTAAGGAAATGGAAGGCATTCTCACCAAGGAGGAAGCCAAGCGCTGGGAGCAGATTAAGAAGGACTTCAACAAAAACAAAGTGCTCGGTGCCGCTGGCGAAAACGATCCGCTGGGCCGCGTCGTCGCCCAGATGACGATGTTCAACGATGGGCTCGATGCCATCCAAGAGGGGATCGCCAAGGCCGGCAGTCACTACGCCCAACCTCAGACGCTCGCAGAGGACACCATCAGCCAGCTCGAAAAGATCATCGCCGGCCTGCGTGCCGTGCCCGTAGAGGTCGATATCAACCTGATCGCCGAAGAAGAAGACGGCGTGGAAGGCCTCGAAAAAACCTCCAGAAAACCACCAATCAACGTCAAACCGGAAATCCGCCAGAAAGACTAAACCATAAACGATCCACCACGGAACACACTGAAGACACGGAAAATTAAGGGAGGCTCTTTAACCTCTATCCAATTCACCAAACCTTCCGTGTATTCAGTGTATTCCGTGGTCAACCATCACAACCCACGCCGCTATTCGTGCAGATTCGTACGATTCGTGGTTCCCAATCTTATGAAACGACTACTCATCATCAGCCTCCTCCTCCCCTTCCTCCTCACCTCTTGTTTTCAAGAAGAGAAAACCTTCATCATCAATCCGGATGGCACCGGAAAAGTGGAATTCAAAGCGACCTTCCCACTGGATTCCGTGATCAGTCTGGGAAATGAGAAAGAGCTCACTCCCGAGAAAAAAGCCAAAAACGCAGTCACTAAAATTATCGAGGAATCCGAAGGCGTCGCTGCGTGGGCAAACGTCTCCTACAAGATCAACGATGAAGGAAAAATCGAATTTCAGGGCACCGCTTACTTCAAGGACCTCAACAAAGTTGAGCTGAAGATGGGCAGCATTGACTCTAACACTTTAAAACCCACCCTGGTTAAGAAAAATGGATTGGTCACGATAGAATGCGCACTCGAAAGCAAGAATGGAGACAAGGCCAAACCTAAAAAGGATCAGCCGAAGTGGGATGAAATGACCGAAAAACAGCAGAAACTTGCCATCGCAAAAACCCGCCAGCAACTGCAGCAAATGAAAGGAATGCTCAGCGGAATGGCAGGAGACATGAGCACCAAAGTCACCATCCAACTGCCAATCCCCGGCCAAAAAGCCAGCGGATTTAAAAAGCTCTCGGACTCATCCTTCAGTATCACCCAGACAGGACAAATGATGCTCGATGGAATCGACAAGGTGTTGGCTGATGAGAAAATCATGCAAACCATCTCAGGCGATATCAACATGACAGATGAGCCACCGGCAGAAGTGATGCATCAGATGTTCGGCTTTTCCATCAATCCCACAGTGAGTTTCCCCGCCACTGCCAAGCCGGCATTCGACTACAAAAAAGAGCTCAAGGCAGCGCAGAAAGCGGCTCCCGCGATGATGAAAAAATTGGGGCTCTCCGTCACCCCTCCGGCACCCATGGTCGGAGAAGCCAAGTTTAAGTCCTTGAAGGTCGCAGGTATCCGCATCGTTACCCCCGCCCCCGATCAAAAGGTTCGTGCCTTTAACTGGTCAGAAGGAACCTCCATTGCCTTGATTGGTGAACTCCCGGGCGCGGTCATCAGTGCCGACGAAGGAACCATCGAAACCTTCACCCTGAATAACGGCCAGGACCTGCTTTCAACGAAAAAATGGGACCAAAAACCACGGTCCATCGATCTCAGCGAAGACGGCACCCTGCTCGGGTTCGAAGTGCAAACGGACCAACTACCCGAAGATGGCGCCACATCAATCAAAATGCTCAAGGGTGAGATCATCTGCATGGCCGCAAGTTCAAGTCAAACCGTCGACTTGGAATTTGCTAAAGTAGCCGAAGGCGAAGAAAGCGAACACTACGGCGCAAAAATCACCAAATTCAAGGAAAGCAAATACAACGAAGGTCAAAAAGAGCTCTCAATCCAATTTGAGCTCAAAAGAAATCTCATCAAAAAGGTCTCCTTCTTTGATAAAGACGGCACCGAACTCAAAGTCAAAGAACACGGCTATTCCTGGTCGGGAAAAAGGGGCACGCTCTCTTTCCTTTGCGACGATACCCTTCCCGAGGATTGCGTGATTGCACTCGACCTCTACACCGACCTGAAACAACACGCGTTCCCATTCAAGATTGAGAACAGCCCCCTGATCCCCGTCAGCCCCAAAAGTAAGTAAACCTTCCACATAGGTAAAAGAAACCACCAATCTTACGAATGGAACGAATCTTTTCAGGAACGGCAATCGACCCATTCTAACAACATCAAAACTTTATCACATAACCATATGACCGAAATTTCATGCCCTCACTGTGGAAAAGCGTTCAAGATAGATGAGACTGGATATGCTGACATTCTCAAACAAGTCCGTGATAAAGAATTCGACGCACAGCTTCACAAAAGGTTGGAGCTGGCTGAAAAGGATAAACTCAACGCTGTGGCACTCGCAAAGGAGAAGCTCAGCCGCGAACTACAAGGTGAGACTCAAAAAAAGGAAGCAACCATCAATGAGTTACATGCTCAGTTAGAAGCAAGGAAAACCGAGCAAAAGCTGGCGGTCAATCATGCAGTTACCACAGTCGAAAAAGAGCGGGATGACCTACTTAACCAACTAGAGCAAGCAAAGCAGGAAACTAAAAATGCCACACAACAGGCTGAGAAAGAAAAGGCAAATGCTATCGAGCTAACGGAGCAAAAAGTAAGTAACTCTTTGCAGACTGAGATTCAGGAACAAAAGGCCATCATCCAAAATCTGAAAGCTCGGCTGGATGCTGGAATAACAGCTCAACAATTGGCCGTTACAGAAGCCGTCAATTCTTTAGAAAAAGAGAAAAGCGATCTCGCGAATCAATTAAATCAATTGAAAGTTGATGGCGAGAATGCCTCGAAATTGGCTGAAATTGAAAAGCAAAAGGCATTGCAGGAGTCAACCGCTCTCAAGGAAAAGGAAATCCAGGAGTTGAAAGGTCAACTCGAAGCCAAGGAGGTTCGCCAGAAGCTGGCCATAAGCGAAGCTATGAGCGTGGTTGAAAAAGAACGTGACACGCTCAAACACAACTTAGACCAAGCTGCTCTCGAAAAGCAGGTCGCCGAGAAGGCTCTAACGGATAAGTATGAAATTCGTTTGAAAGACCGCGATGAGGAGATTGAACGCCTGAAAGACTTTAAGGCGAAGCTCTCCACCAAGATGGTGGGAGAAACCCTTGAGCAACATTGTGAAACGGAGTTCAATCGTATCCGTGCAACGGCCTTTCCACGGG
The Oceaniferula marina DNA segment above includes these coding regions:
- a CDS encoding DNA repair ATPase, whose translation is MSDQQQQLESGAYEVIRGRMEKHGLDLRERIEKLNTDRKQIFGAIDPALIATERISTEHNCVPRDMVSIGANRFLFGYNIQFGLKKTTHPSDVFDIYEYDPESHAFSKLDEVAIFGSEFAEDFQYLYKYYKQTTFVKFMLIGPHLYMGMRIGKAIDDIKTFKWLINGDGSLEYLGNRFDHEYLFPPQQEFEWIRAHRDMQRGGEHPHISIDDRIFVETVGGDLTIKVEDNTSDGKGIYEEEVSDLDQTLDDAEIFYASVGPLILLKILPYREEDYRYLVYNEKTQDVHRLDAIGHSCVLLPDEHGLIFANGYLQLSGEIKTFDHGILDMRFEKRIVSANGEDTLFVFYNRASGDYVLLSYNLIERSVENPIICSGYSLFPDGKLLYFRSEGQRSGNGEAKPPEPQKHHVIQAWQTPYLNDEFSARITAENDSFLFKIGNPDIVRCMAECREVLNLLGKEDSYAGLYLDLVKKTGDINDAYFWVSKNEAYKLSDPLREINAAANSAIDEFDKVVRLRQSTGEQTTATQESVRTLIRQVEHSPPDDIQGYVHQLTSLRTLRGDIIGLRDLRYVDLDLVASLEQDVVTATETVSQKTVNFLLTPEALDSYRSAVDEQKASIAKLKKVTEADDTAESLDNAGAELEMLIDVVSNLKIEDATQTTAIIESISSIYSTLNAVRAELKNKRQSLAKSEGTAQFGAQMKLLGQAVVNYLDLCDHPDKCEEYLTKVMVQIEELEGKFAEFDEYADELAAKREEVYDAFETRKTTLLEKRNKRAANLVKSAERVLSGIKHRAEGFKEINEINGYFAGDLMISKVRDIIEQLEELGDTVKAADIQTQLKTLKEDAVRQLKDRKELYVDGKNIIQFGKHKFNVNTQELQLSIVPRDKDMCFHLAGTDFFEPITEPAFLETSAVWEQEVISENKQVYRAEYLAYQFLRDGDLRSASQSLETEHLKLETLSRFAAERYTEAYTKGVHDQDAFKILEALLPIHKTIGLLRFSPAVRAAAMLFWHTWESPEKSILESQLHSISEMRKSGFASNTDSSSYLPQLTEALSESKLNTLNSNLQLQIAKYLFAQLSSGSPFVVSPEANNIIQKFNQTLTAKRAKDAFETSTANLTGQAKYQTILDWIISSRELSQPGEPEPHSTLSILHSQFREAAAHLLMGQPAKRDVHHVEVATEINGLLGSHTVIDEGNYQLHYNAFMDKLDAFESTDVPTFQAYQRTKQELTESKRDDMRLHEFQARVMSAFVRNKLLNDVYLPMIGDNLAKQMGTAGVDTRTDRMGLLLLISPPGYGKTTLMEYVANRLGLTFMKINGPAIGHAVTSLDPNEAPNASAREEVEKLNLALEMGDNVMLYLDDIQHCNPEFLQKFISLCDAQRKIEGVYNGQAKTYDLRGKTVSVVMAGNPYTESGGKFQIPDMLANRADTYNLGDIIGGHAESFKASYIENSLTSNSVLSKLASRSQKDVYAVMQVASSGSQEGVDFEGNYTASEIDEFVKTTQHLYTVRDTILSVNLQYIRSAAQEDAYRTEPAFKLQGSYRNMNRIAEKVLPLMTHEEVRELIIDHYENESQTLTTGAEANLLKFKEMEGILTKEEAKRWEQIKKDFNKNKVLGAAGENDPLGRVVAQMTMFNDGLDAIQEGIAKAGSHYAQPQTLAEDTISQLEKIIAGLRAVPVEVDINLIAEEEDGVEGLEKTSRKPPINVKPEIRQKD
- a CDS encoding DUF2130 domain-containing protein, which encodes MTEISCPHCGKAFKIDETGYADILKQVRDKEFDAQLHKRLELAEKDKLNAVALAKEKLSRELQGETQKKEATINELHAQLEARKTEQKLAVNHAVTTVEKERDDLLNQLEQAKQETKNATQQAEKEKANAIELTEQKVSNSLQTEIQEQKAIIQNLKARLDAGITAQQLAVTEAVNSLEKEKSDLANQLNQLKVDGENASKLAEIEKQKALQESTALKEKEIQELKGQLEAKEVRQKLAISEAMSVVEKERDTLKHNLDQAALEKQVAEKALTDKYEIRLKDRDEEIERLKDFKAKLSTKMVGETLEQHCETEFNRIRATAFPRAYFEKDNDASTGSKGDFIFKDIDEAGTEIVSIMFEMKNESDTTATKKKNEDFFKELDKDRNEKSCEYAILVSLLEPENELYNTGIVDVSHRYKKMYVIRPQFFIPMITLLRNAAMNSLSYKNELALVKAQNIDVTNFESDLEDFKAKFGRNYELASRQFQTAVSEIDKSINHLQKTRDALLKSENNLRLANDKAQDVTVKKLVRKNPTMKEKFAHAKTQKQSEVAE